CTAAAAAACGGAAGGGTCTCTTACAGCACCCATTACAAAATGCCCGCAAGTCAAAACGCCTTTGTAGACACAATTCGCTATGATGCGAATTATCCCTATTTTGACTCCATCGGTATTTTCCCGGAACTTACCCGAGACATTTTTGCCCAGAACTTTGTAAAAGAACGATGCACCTTTGATGCGACAGATATTGTCCCCACAGAACTTTTCTGCAAGACAGTAGTCATTCGCGGAGACGCCAAGTGCGAGAACTGCAAGATTATTGCCGATCGGCTCTTTATCTCGGAAAGAGCTAGTCTACAAAGAGCCAATATCATTGCCAGAACAATTTCCATAAAACAGCAAGCCATTGTATCGGGCGCATTCCTTGCCCAGGATTCTCTGGAAGTAAACCTTTCAAATCCTCAGGTCGGCACACTTTGGTTAGCCTTGCAGGGCCGAAAAACCAGTGAAGTTGAATACAGCGGATACATGGACATTCAACGGCTCATCGCCAGCAACACAGTCATTATTTACCTAGCCGACAACTGGGACGAGACCTTACAAAGCACCCCCATCAAAATTGGACCAAAAACAGATCTTAGAGGAGCTATCATCAGCAGAGGTTCAGTAGACATGCAAGGAAAACTCCAAGGTTATTTCGTTGCATGGGCCTTCGCCTTCTATGACGACAATACGCTCTGGAGCGATTTTTTGCGCAATGCAAAAATTACGAACGACACAACATTGCATGTCATAACCCCTGATATTGTTCAAATCGGAAAGGAGGCCACAATTGCCTTCTAACAAGTACAAAAAGGGAGTGACTTTAATCGAAGTGCTACTCAGTTTCGCCATACTCACCACTTCCGGAGTCATGCTAATGAGTTACCTATACCCTAATAAGATAACACAAAAAGCATGGATCGACGACTACGGCCACAACCTAAGTAAACAGAACCTTTACCTAAACGAAGGCTTGGAAAAAGACACGATTCTCGTGCATAGGGACTCCATCGGTATAGAATGGAAAACCCTGATTACCGAGCAAAACTCCGGTGACGAAATCTGCTACAAGGCAATTTCTATCCGCAACAAAGCCGACACAACCCGAGCTCTCTATAAATGCGAATACAGGAAAAAGAAATGAAACGCGGCTTTACACTCATAGAATTAGTCGTCACCATAGCGGTTTCTGGCATTTTCTTCACCCTAGCCATGCACCTTTACACCCAGGCAGTCAAAGGCCAACTGGCCTTCACAAAAAAAGATGCAGCCTATATGCAACGCTCCGTTGACATCGCCCTAACAAAAAAGATGCTCCAAGAGCATCCTGGTAAATGTATTGATAGAAAGTATGCCTTAGATTCCGATACCGAAACCCATCCCCTCATTCAGAACTTGAAATGTAAGGAACTGAAAAGAGGGCGAATTGTGGTGTATGGGAATCAGGGAACATGGGTTGTGAAACATTAAAAGCTATTTATAGCTACAGATAGATATCAAATGTTCAACAGAGCCACAGTTTGATTTACACTCCCACACTGCATGACATCAAGCAGACCAAGAAAGCCGTAAGCGAAGCAAAGAATTCTCTTATGCAAAAAACGTGAAATTCGATTCGTCAGCAATTACGAAGTTTTAGTCATTAACCCTGACTCCCAAACTAAGTCGGAATTTCCATCCCCTTTCAAGGTCATAGGTATCTGTTACTTGGTAAAGAGCCAAGGCGGACAAGCGCCACCATGGCCCTAAATGGAAATATAAATTCAACCCCATCTTGGTAGAAAAACTCACTAGATGTTCAGGGCTTAAGGCGAACCAGTCAAAATTATACCCACCAGAAATCGATAAAGGAAAATTGAATTTTACTAAAGGAAAAAATTCAATAGTCGGATTCAATGCGTTCAACAATAAAAAAGCAGTCTGTCGGAAGCGAGCACTTTTATCAGCATCTTCAGACTTGTCGCTTACAGGATTCATGACAATTGCAAATGTAACGAGGCCAGCTAAGGCATTCGTAGAAATCCTATGCGAATCTCCGTCTTTAACCACACGGATATTTAACAGATCTCCGCCTAGGTTGAAATAATCCCATACATAGGCATTTCCAAAATAGATCGAACCATAAATATTACTGAAGTATAAATCAGTTTCAAAGACAAGCCCGTCATATTCCCGATAAGGCTGATTCTTATCAGCATAGACAATTCCTGTCAAAAGAAGAAATAGCAGAATATAACGTTTTACCATAGGTTCGTTTTTGATCGGCTGTATGAACTATAATGAGTGAATGTTTTAAGAATCGCCTCTAAAGAAACACCAACACCTACTAAGCTTGAGTAGCCGACATTTTTATATCCTAAATCCTTACTTGCAAAAATTGACATAAAAGCCCTTCCCGCCAATCTATAATCCGCTTTCAAAATTTGATTCTGATTAGCTAGAAACAACCCCGCCGCGCC
The Fibrobacter sp. UWH4 DNA segment above includes these coding regions:
- a CDS encoding type II secretion system protein encodes the protein MTQRNVKNGFTMAVTMVLLSILGILAMTIYGMVKAERIESFRRYQKSQDELSTETAMDYGFYRMENEKMPWRTDSLNYSTHLGNIKFSMSHKQDGLFSKITIFSSDSMKNGKKNEFHPGITLPTLPAITLLAPNADIALVGDAQIQGGIALKNGRVSYSTHYKMPASQNAFVDTIRYDANYPYFDSIGIFPELTRDIFAQNFVKERCTFDATDIVPTELFCKTVVIRGDAKCENCKIIADRLFISERASLQRANIIARTISIKQQAIVSGAFLAQDSLEVNLSNPQVGTLWLALQGRKTSEVEYSGYMDIQRLIASNTVIIYLADNWDETLQSTPIKIGPKTDLRGAIISRGSVDMQGKLQGYFVAWAFAFYDDNTLWSDFLRNAKITNDTTLHVITPDIVQIGKEATIAF
- a CDS encoding Tfp pilus assembly protein FimT/FimU; this encodes MKRGFTLIELVVTIAVSGIFFTLAMHLYTQAVKGQLAFTKKDAAYMQRSVDIALTKKMLQEHPGKCIDRKYALDSDTETHPLIQNLKCKELKRGRIVVYGNQGTWVVKH